Proteins encoded together in one Spirochaetota bacterium window:
- a CDS encoding TatD family hydrolase: MYIDSHAHFDLCAEDHSTTADAIVVFMDEYNVGAAVHVVIDMHGLQWGIDFASKYNTIYLALGIHPSSPADSFALNKISEAVEHGIKIMPQKILGIGETGLDYYRMRQPKKMQQESFHAQIQLAKKYNLPVIVHSRDAMEDTYAILKEYTPLVGIIHCFSGDHADAKKFIDLGFYISFAGNVTYKTATTLQQAAQYVPLDRLLLETDAPFLTPVPFRGKPNHPGLVSYTYNFVSSLKKVSLSNCIDNIAQNFSNLLNTHKLAL, translated from the coding sequence ATGTATATTGATTCACACGCTCACTTTGATCTTTGCGCTGAAGATCATTCAACAACTGCAGATGCTATTGTTGTTTTTATGGATGAATATAACGTGGGGGCTGCTGTCCATGTTGTAATTGATATGCATGGATTACAGTGGGGTATTGATTTTGCCAGCAAATATAATACTATCTATCTTGCGTTGGGAATACACCCGTCTTCACCTGCTGATAGCTTTGCATTGAATAAAATTTCCGAAGCTGTTGAACACGGCATAAAAATAATGCCCCAAAAAATTTTAGGCATTGGTGAAACTGGACTTGATTACTACCGCATGCGCCAGCCAAAAAAAATGCAGCAGGAATCTTTTCATGCGCAGATACAGCTTGCAAAAAAATACAATCTTCCTGTTATTGTGCATTCGCGTGATGCCATGGAAGATACGTATGCAATACTCAAAGAATATACCCCACTTGTAGGCATTATCCATTGCTTTTCTGGTGATCATGCCGATGCAAAAAAATTTATCGACTTAGGATTTTACATTTCATTTGCTGGTAACGTAACATATAAAACCGCCACCACTCTTCAACAGGCTGCACAGTATGTCCCTCTTGATCGATTATTGCTTGAAACTGATGCTCCTTTTTTAACACCTGTACCCTTCAGAGGCAAACCCAATCACCCAGGGCTTGTTAGCTACACATATAATTTTGTTTCGTCACTTAAAAAAGTATCGCTTTCAAATTGTATTGACAATATTGCGCAAAACTTTTCCAATTTACTCAACACACACAAATTGGCCTTGTAA
- a CDS encoding FAD-dependent oxidoreductase: MSGRIKYINASQYEEVVLKGNSVIVDFYSTECPPCEALAAKFEPLSEIFGNDITFIKIFRQENRQLAQSLGILSSPTVLFYKNGLEVGTRLSGSIKRSELLDNIKLLLPESRFNQLLSHIQPVTTYTDILILGAGPAGLTAGIYAAQAKLKTIIVDTQLPGGQVQTTHMVSNYPGFAKPIEGFMLMHYMSEQAKEAGCQYRVAVDVTSINLKEKYIIVDGIETIYAKKIILATGCSYRQLNVPGEVEYKGKGISYCATCDAKYYQDKHVVVIGGGNSAIEESLFIAKFARAITIVHQFDKLQANKEAQEKAFANEKISFMFSHEPRAFIKNADDSMTVEVENVKTGNRSTILCDGVFIFAGMKPNIIHDDLENINGYLITDEYMHTSIPDVFAAGDIRYKPYRQITTAVSDGTVAAITAVKELEEATVVAK; encoded by the coding sequence ATGAGTGGAAGAATTAAGTATATCAATGCATCACAATATGAAGAAGTAGTATTAAAGGGTAACAGTGTTATTGTAGATTTTTATTCTACAGAATGCCCGCCATGTGAAGCGCTGGCAGCAAAATTTGAGCCACTCAGCGAAATTTTTGGCAACGACATAACATTTATAAAAATATTTAGACAGGAAAACCGCCAATTAGCTCAATCCTTAGGGATACTGTCATCCCCTACTGTATTATTTTACAAAAATGGTTTGGAAGTAGGCACACGTCTGTCGGGGAGCATAAAACGCTCTGAACTTTTAGACAATATAAAGCTATTATTACCTGAAAGCAGGTTTAATCAGTTACTATCGCACATACAACCCGTCACCACTTATACTGATATTCTTATTCTGGGAGCTGGTCCTGCCGGTTTAACTGCAGGTATTTATGCTGCGCAGGCTAAATTAAAAACTATCATCGTGGACACTCAACTTCCTGGAGGACAGGTGCAGACTACGCATATGGTTTCCAACTATCCTGGTTTTGCCAAACCCATCGAAGGATTTATGCTAATGCATTACATGAGTGAGCAGGCTAAAGAAGCAGGGTGCCAATATAGAGTTGCTGTTGACGTTACTAGCATAAACCTTAAAGAGAAATATATCATAGTAGACGGGATTGAAACAATATACGCAAAAAAGATAATTCTTGCCACAGGGTGCAGCTATCGCCAACTCAATGTTCCCGGCGAAGTAGAATACAAGGGCAAAGGCATTTCGTACTGTGCAACATGTGATGCAAAATATTATCAGGACAAGCATGTAGTTGTGATTGGTGGCGGGAATTCAGCTATTGAAGAGTCACTGTTCATTGCCAAATTTGCACGTGCCATAACAATAGTACATCAATTTGATAAACTGCAGGCAAATAAGGAAGCACAGGAAAAAGCATTTGCCAATGAAAAAATATCATTTATGTTTTCCCATGAACCACGGGCATTCATAAAAAATGCTGATGACAGTATGACAGTTGAAGTTGAAAATGTGAAAACCGGAAATCGTTCAACAATACTATGTGATGGCGTTTTCATTTTTGCAGGAATGAAACCCAATATTATACATGATGACCTGGAAAATATAAATGGATACCTGATAACTGATGAATATATGCACACATCAATTCCCGATGTATTTGCTGCAGGAGATATTCGTTATAAACCATACAGACAGATTACAACTGCTGTATCTGACGGAACCGTTGCTGCAATCACCGCGGTTAAGGAACTAGAAGAAGCCACAGTTGTAGCTAAGTAA
- the nadB gene encoding L-aspartate oxidase has translation MGIEVFTSDFLVIGSGIAGLTFAIKASDLGTVYIVTKKKDFDSNTNYAQGGIASVFDPHDSIEAHINDTLTAGAGLCNEKAVRILAESGPERVKELMSWGAHFSTRQNPNGSVTLDLGREGGHSYNRIVHAKDLTGQEIERALLDEIARRKNIRIFENHTAVDLLTQHQLRLTGKFVNSYNNITCYGAYILDNTTGVVHIFSAPYTLLATGGIGQIYLHTTNPDIATGDGIAMAYRAGALIADMEFIQFHPTALYQHGKKDRAFLISEAVRGEGAILYNSRGERFMEKVHPLKELAPRDIVARAIDMELKRLGDQCVYLDISFKDKDFLLSRFPTIYNYCMQAGIDISKEPIPVVPAAHYLCGGIVSDLNGRTSINNLFVSGESACTGVHGANRLASNSLLEGIVFSHRAFCHIKDIFTPQQIDSLPQFPQWDKKGTFDLEEWILIQHNIEDVKRVMWDYVGIVRSNLRLERALRRITLLEEEIQDYYRRSTLTSRLVELRNLVTTAKLVVQSAVLRKESRGLHYNTNYPTQDESLRGSFIIASQQEPVFMKISEISFS, from the coding sequence ATGGGTATAGAGGTTTTCACATCTGATTTTTTGGTGATAGGCAGCGGCATCGCAGGCCTCACATTTGCAATAAAAGCTTCTGACCTTGGAACTGTGTATATAGTCACAAAAAAGAAAGATTTTGATTCAAATACCAACTATGCACAGGGCGGCATCGCATCAGTATTTGACCCTCACGATTCTATTGAAGCCCATATCAATGATACATTAACTGCTGGTGCAGGATTATGCAATGAAAAGGCTGTACGAATATTGGCTGAAAGTGGTCCTGAGCGAGTAAAGGAACTCATGAGCTGGGGAGCGCACTTTAGCACACGGCAAAATCCCAATGGTTCGGTTACACTTGATCTTGGACGAGAGGGAGGACATTCTTATAATAGAATAGTTCATGCCAAAGACCTCACCGGACAAGAAATTGAACGGGCACTGCTTGATGAAATTGCACGAAGAAAAAATATACGCATATTTGAAAACCATACCGCTGTTGACTTGCTCACACAACATCAGCTAAGATTAACTGGCAAATTTGTAAATTCCTACAACAACATCACTTGCTACGGTGCATATATCCTTGATAACACTACAGGAGTAGTTCACATTTTTTCTGCCCCCTATACGCTGCTAGCCACTGGCGGCATAGGGCAGATATATTTGCACACTACCAATCCTGACATTGCTACAGGAGATGGCATTGCAATGGCATACCGCGCAGGGGCACTTATTGCCGATATGGAATTTATTCAGTTTCATCCCACAGCATTATATCAACACGGGAAAAAAGATCGGGCATTCCTTATTAGTGAAGCTGTCAGAGGTGAAGGTGCAATTCTTTACAATAGCCGTGGTGAACGCTTCATGGAAAAGGTGCATCCTTTGAAGGAATTAGCACCACGTGATATAGTTGCCAGAGCTATCGACATGGAATTAAAGCGCCTTGGAGATCAGTGCGTATACCTTGACATATCATTCAAAGATAAGGACTTTCTGCTATCCCGTTTCCCTACAATTTATAATTATTGCATGCAAGCTGGCATTGACATAAGCAAAGAGCCTATTCCAGTTGTACCGGCTGCACACTATCTGTGTGGTGGGATAGTATCCGATTTAAATGGCCGAACGTCGATCAACAATTTGTTTGTATCAGGTGAATCCGCATGTACCGGTGTGCACGGTGCCAACAGGCTTGCCAGTAATTCCTTGTTGGAAGGAATTGTATTTTCTCACAGAGCCTTCTGTCACATAAAAGATATCTTTACACCACAGCAAATAGATTCATTACCACAATTTCCACAGTGGGATAAAAAAGGTACCTTTGACTTAGAAGAATGGATTTTAATTCAGCATAATATTGAAGATGTCAAGCGCGTGATGTGGGATTATGTTGGCATTGTACGCTCTAACCTAAGGTTGGAGCGCGCCTTACGTCGCATTACACTTCTGGAAGAAGAAATTCAGGATTACTATAGAAGGAGTACTCTGACTTCACGTCTTGTTGAATTACGTAATTTAGTCACCACTGCCAAGCTT